Below is a window of Undibacterium sp. YM2 DNA.
AAGAGTAAAAAAAGTCGCCGTAAATTTTCTGCCATCAAGCAAATCAATTTGAACGTCAATATTCTCATCTGCTGCAGATAATACTTCATCGATTGCATGTATTGTTATAGAAAAATTCTTCATCGGTTTTTCTCAAATCAAGCCAGGCATTGCAGCATTAATCAGACAAACCACGCAAGGCCGACAAGACTGCAGGCCAGGCATTGCTTTGCGGATCAATCACAGCAAAATGCCCGGCGTCAGGCAGCAATACCAATTGCGTTTTGGGGAAAGCCTTGCAATAAGCTTCAGGCACAATCGGTGGCACAACTTTATCAAGGCTGCCTTGCAGCACCGTCACTGGCACAGCGGGTGCGGGTAACTGCATGGGGTCGGCGTCAGGGCGTTCAGCAGGATTCTTGCCTAGAAACTTCAACACTGCACCATCGCCCAGTTTCAAATCATGGGCCATGCGCAGATCAGCGGCGGGTGCCAGGGCGAGTACACCGGCGAGTGCGGGTGTTGCACATTTGACTGCTGCCCACAGCACGAGATGGCCACCGGCAGAATGCCCGGCCAATAGGATCTTGCCGTTGTGTCGCGCCACCTGGTGTGGCAGCAATTCTATCGCGCTGGCGATATCTTCCAGGCTGGCGTCAGGATTGCCGGGGATGCGGCGATATTCTGGTGTGATAACCGTCCAGCCTTCAGCGGCCAGTGCGCTGGACATCGCCTCGGTGTGCTGCCTGTCATATTCTGGTTTCCAGAAGCCGCCGTGTATCAGCATGAGCAGTGGACGCCGCGCACCGTCACTGCCATAACGTATATCGGCTACCTGGTCTGCATGACTGCCATAGATCAGGATGTGGTCAGGTGGATTGCCTTTGCGTGTCAGGATGGAGAGGTCTTCTGTCATATTGTTTCCTGCAATGATTTACGTAGAACGGGAGATGTGTTGTGCGCTCATTGTACCTGCCACTGGCTGTCATTCTCAGTAGGAGTGGCTCTAACCACTCCTACTGAGAATGCTACAAGCTATCTATTTTTTTGCCCTGCGCCCCAACACAAACGCCAGCAAAATTCCCAATGCAGACAAGCCCAGAGCACCGAGGTTGCCGATGAAGATGTATGGCGTCATGCCAGTATAGCCCTGCACGTTTGCTGCCAGC
It encodes the following:
- a CDS encoding alpha/beta hydrolase; protein product: MTEDLSILTRKGNPPDHILIYGSHADQVADIRYGSDGARRPLLMLIHGGFWKPEYDRQHTEAMSSALAAEGWTVITPEYRRIPGNPDASLEDIASAIELLPHQVARHNGKILLAGHSAGGHLVLWAAVKCATPALAGVLALAPAADLRMAHDLKLGDGAVLKFLGKNPAERPDADPMQLPAPAVPVTVLQGSLDKVVPPIVPEAYCKAFPKTQLVLLPDAGHFAVIDPQSNAWPAVLSALRGLSD